A DNA window from Streptomyces sp. CA-278952 contains the following coding sequences:
- a CDS encoding tRNA (adenine-N1)-methyltransferase produces the protein MSEPTGAARRRGPFKVGDQVQLTDPKGRHYTFTLEAGKNFHTHKGSFPHDELIGAPEGSVVRTTGNVAYLALRPLLPDYVLSMPRGAAVVYPKDAGQILAFADIFPGARVVEAGVGSGSLSTFLLRAIGEQGMLHSYERREDFAEIAQQNVERYFGSPHPAWQLTVGDLQDNLSDTDVDRVVLDMLAPWECLEAVSKALVPGGILCAYVATTTQLSRTVESIREIGCFAEPQPWESMIRNWHVEGLAVRPDHRMIGHTGFLVTARRLADGVEPPLRRRRPSKGAYGDDYDGPGSQSRGGPAADRG, from the coding sequence ATGTCTGAACCGACCGGTGCCGCCCGCCGACGTGGGCCCTTCAAGGTCGGGGACCAGGTACAGCTCACCGACCCCAAGGGCCGTCACTACACCTTCACGCTCGAAGCCGGAAAGAACTTCCACACCCACAAGGGTTCTTTCCCGCACGACGAGCTGATCGGTGCTCCCGAGGGCAGTGTTGTCCGCACCACGGGAAACGTCGCCTATCTCGCGCTGCGCCCCCTGCTCCCCGACTACGTCCTGTCCATGCCCCGCGGCGCCGCCGTGGTCTACCCCAAGGACGCCGGCCAGATCCTGGCCTTCGCCGACATCTTCCCCGGCGCCCGCGTCGTGGAGGCCGGGGTCGGATCCGGCTCGCTCAGCACCTTCCTGCTGCGCGCCATCGGCGAGCAGGGCATGCTGCACTCCTACGAGCGCCGCGAGGACTTCGCCGAGATCGCCCAGCAGAACGTCGAGCGCTACTTCGGCTCCCCGCACCCGGCCTGGCAGCTGACCGTCGGCGACCTCCAGGACAACCTCTCCGACACCGACGTCGACCGCGTCGTGCTGGACATGCTCGCCCCCTGGGAGTGCCTGGAGGCCGTCTCCAAGGCCCTGGTGCCCGGCGGCATCCTCTGCGCCTACGTCGCCACGACCACCCAGCTCTCGCGCACCGTCGAGTCCATCCGCGAGATCGGCTGCTTCGCCGAGCCGCAGCCCTGGGAGTCGATGATCCGCAACTGGCACGTGGAGGGCCTCGCCGTCCGCCCCGACCACCGGATGATCGGCCACACCGGCTTCCTGGTCACCGCCCGCCGCCTCGCGGACGGCGTCGAGCCGCCGCTGCGCCGCCGCCGCCCGTCCAAGGGCGCCTACGGCGACGACTACGACGGACCCGGCAGCCAGAGCCGTGGAGGCCCCGCCGCCGACCGCGGCTGA
- a CDS encoding ferredoxin, with protein sequence MTVQQDSPGDSDTQDLEVWIDQDLCTGDGICVQYAPDVFELDIDGLAYVKSGDDELLQSPGATTPVPLPLLQDVVDSAKECPGDCIHVRRVKDSVEVYGPDAG encoded by the coding sequence ATGACCGTGCAGCAGGACTCGCCGGGCGACAGTGACACGCAGGACCTGGAGGTCTGGATCGACCAGGACCTCTGTACGGGCGACGGCATCTGTGTGCAGTACGCCCCCGACGTCTTCGAGCTGGACATCGACGGCCTGGCATACGTGAAGAGCGGCGACGACGAGCTCCTGCAGAGCCCGGGGGCGACCACTCCGGTGCCGCTGCCGCTCCTCCAGGACGTCGTCGATTCGGCCAAGGAGTGCCCCGGGGACTGCATCCACGTGCGGCGCGTCAAGGACAGCGTCGAGGTGTACGGGCCGGACGCCGGCTAG